The Phaeodactylum tricornutum CCAP 1055/1 chromosome 8, whole genome shotgun sequence genome has a window encoding:
- a CDS encoding predicted protein, producing the protein MKNGKGRESNLQEGSPNAQRFAAILAARSNKERPSGKKRYLLHLRHIRARCSQFSLLILELEVHLRSHCQKLKVVSSNLSGAHLLIPGEVTLAIRVYYPADIERLEREHPYSPELCLKEIHNRGVESVNLQNQKPTNDLDGLAAFQSTFAVTMVFFILPADAQIIALENACSFVCRAMRTLELPLQCIAPSLCSSSARKKTLKPARVLVLSRTEDAVEAILTTAETTLSLTKRRLKEQYFERQRLLHFKPRAVKDLASNDARSSENEALDAAAASHVASGLRSWAEAMGIPQGEADILMTVLGSLQAIVTATTEQLTHIPVEERTKNLVRLFFGSSQNESEMQETSRNISRFTEDVPSNWEEFPEDSSPRWESFQAFPQSNHSLIRTPQANSFSQQRGNRFGYEQQFFAPNAAPQSNLYPSHIASHQLAHAPNPYPGYTPSPQQSVPPHLQHTPYFRQPLEDAYVSPLPYGNPPTAYPAYYSQTMTMPNTPNMSNRQVLYPPSSGRGRDATRQFM; encoded by the coding sequence ATGAAAAACGGCAAAGGCCGGGAGTCGAATTTGCAGGAGGGATCTCCAAACGCCCAACGATTCGCTGCCATCTTGGCGGCTCGATCCAATAAGGAGCGTCCTTCCGGTAAGAAACGGTACTtgcttcatcttcgtcataTAAGAGCTCGGTGCTCACAGTTTTCCTTGCTGATACTAGAGTTAGAAGTGCATTTACGATCACACTGTCAAAAGCTCAAAGTCGTGTCAAGCAACCTTTCCGGTGCACATCTCTTGATACCAGGAGAAGTGACATTGGCAATTCGCGTGTACTATCCCGCCGACATTGAGAGGCTTGAGCGAGAGCACCCATATTCTCCAGAACTGTGTTTGAAGGAAATTCACAACCGGGGCGTGGAGAGTGTCAATcttcaaaatcaaaagcCAACCAATGATTTAGACGGCCTTGCCGCTTTTCAGAGTACGTTCGCCGTGACAATGGTTTTCTTTATTCTGCCAGCAGACGCACAAATAATAGCGCTGGAAAATGCTTGTAGCTTTGTTTGCCGGGCTATGAGGACTCTGGAGTTACCCTTACAGTGTATTGCGCCGTCGCTCTGTTCTTCTAGCGCTCGGAAGAAAACTTTAAAGCCAGCCCGCGTTCTAGTGTTGTCCCGTACCGAAGACGCTGTTGAAGCAATTTTGACCACAGCGGAAACGACATTGTCCCTTACTAAGCGCCGTCTCAAGGAACAATACTTTGAGCGACAGCGACTCCTCCATTTCAAACCGCGTGCCGTAAAGGACCTCGCATCAAACGACGCACGTAGCAGTGAAAATGAAGCCTTGGACGCTGCAGCCGCATCACACGTTGCCTCAGGTTTACGATCATGGGCTGAAGCCATGGGTATTCCTCAAGGGGAGGCTGATATTCTCATGACTGTGCTAGGTAGTCTGCAAGCGATTGTGACGGCTACCACCGAGCAACTTACTCACATTCCGGTGGAAGAACGCACCAAAAACTTAGTGCGCCTGTTTTTCGGGTCTTCGCAGAACGAGAGTGAAATGCAAGAAACATCACGAAATATAAGTCGCTTCACAGAGGATGTTCCTTCAAACTGGGAAGAATTTCCAGAGGACTCCTCTCCAAGGTGGGAATCTTTCCAAGCCTTTCCTCAGTCAAATCATTCCTTGATTCGTACGCCTCAAGCGAATTCGTTTTCTCAGCAGCGAGGGAATCGCTTCGGCTACGAACAACAGTTTTTCGCTCCAAATGCAGCCCCTCAATCCAATCTGTACCCTTCCCACATAGCTTCCCATCAACTAGCTCACGCTCCTAACCCTTATCCCGGATATACACCGTCACCTCAACAGTCAGTGCCTCCACATTTGCAGCACACCCCATATTTCAGACAGCCACTGGAAGATGCGTACGTCAGCCCGCTGCCTTATGGCAATCCGCCAACAGCGTACCCAGCCTATTATTCGCAGACAATGACTATGCCAAACACTCCCAACATGTCCAATCGTCAGGTCCTGTATCCACCGTCTTCCGGGCGAGGTCGCGATGCAACCCGTCAGTTCATGTAG
- a CDS encoding predicted protein, protein MPAAAAAVKKPLLTPMEELLGTKLLEKAKGPKKDTKTLLKDKDLVALYFSASWCKPCQTFSPLLMEFYDHIEGMNVDVVFVSSDRTTPEFDEYYGHMPWLAIPSDAGAAKIKNNLSQRLKIQGIPSLIVVDAKTGEFVSDKARYEVTGTFIDEKQAQGIVTKWKGLERKPLDQGILDGQEPGGIKGLIMMLLKSPASIFAILYIYRNAGGWFKEIMDRFKQPGTDNEL, encoded by the coding sequence ATGCctgctgctgccgccgccGTTAAAAAGCCTTTGTTGACTCCGATGGAGGAGCTCTTGGGGACCAAGCTTTTGGAGAAAGCGAAGGGACCCAAGAAGGATACCAAGACGTTGCTCAAAGACAAAGACTTGGTGGCTCTGTATTTCAGTGCGTCTTGGTGCAAGCCGTGTCAAACATTCTCTCCTCTTCTCATGGAATTCTACGATCACATCGAAGGCATGAATGTTGACGTCGTCTTTGTTTCCAGCGATCGCACTACTCCGGAATTTGACGAATACTACGGACACATGCCGTGGTTGGCCATTCCGTCGGATGCCGGGGCGGCaaaaatcaaaaacaatCTCTCGCAGCGACTCAAAATTCAAGGCATTCCTTCTTTGATTGTAGTGGATGCCAAAACTGGAGAATTCGTTTCCGATAAAGCACGGTACGAAGTCACCGGAACCTTTATTGACGAAAAGCAGGCGCAAGGCATCGTCACCaaatggaaaggattggaacGAAAGCCCCTAGATCAAGGCATTTTGGACGGCCAGGAACCGGGGGGTATCAAAGGCTTGATAATGATGTTGCTCAAAAGTCCGGCCAGCATTTTTGCAATCTTGTACATTTATCGCAACGCTGGGGGATGGTTCAAGGAAATTATGGATAGGTTCAAGCAACCGGGCACAGATAACGAGTTGtaa
- a CDS encoding predicted protein codes for MVGRNQRRSVLLVAIAIVPYTECLTSVSLAKQRNCVLSARFAENEGQQVTPPVQRSTIPEESIVSSTDDTATALSAGIVHEKSSSMLSDLNWESIGRVFLSEVKETADCVSLAAGPLFQSDALVQAEAIVKVCDELDTVKPVENMFVSEKLGLRRRALEFKRHELLVKLMRQNYDSYVATAAFLSPSRIPRKDLPNIQDVPYEKDAEPARIVIGEGGEDLVADCRIEDMKYNESPLDKLLLSIFRNLVTKNTGGVTSPKEGILGLVDQGRTFMLKPGQTPEAQHKMVSDTLAGLMTPVLPPFYGIFMSGIVPKIGTEFDGKQFGPWFYAPWLTSVVTPTFFGFLVGPSRPNHRKDGQLGGLVVEKCKFLQKSGCKGLCLHQCKLPAQQFFKDELGLPLTVSPNFVTQECQWSFGESPLPASEDPSFPTGCLVGCESRKTLVATGSRVDACN; via the coding sequence ATGGTGGGTCGAAATCAGAGGCGTAGCGTCTTGCTAGTTGCGATTGCGATTGTACCGTACACGGAATGTCTTACTTCTGTGTCACTGGCGAAGCAGAGAAATTGTGTTCTTTCTGCTAGATTTGCCGAAAATGAGGGCCAACAAGTTACTCCTCCTGTACAAAGATCTACAATTCCTGAGGAGTCAATAGTTTCTTCGACGGATGACACTGCGACAGCACTCTCAGCTGGTATTGTGCACGAGAAAAGTTCTAGCATGTTATCCGATTTGAATTGGGAGTCGATTGGTCGAGTTTTTTTGAGTGAAGTGAAAGAAACTGCAGACTGTGTTAGCCTTGCAGCGGGTCCACTATTTCAGTCGGATGCGCTGGTTCAAGCCGAAGCCATCGTAAAGGTTTGCGATGAATTGGATACTGTGAAGCCAGTTGAAAATATGTTTGTCAGTGAAAAGCTTGGTCTTCGTCGACGTGCTCTTGAATTCAAACGCCACGAATTGCTCGTAAAGCTCATGCGGCAAAACTATGACTCGTACGTCGCCACGGCCGCTTTTCTGAGTCCGAGTCGAATTCCCCGGAAGGACTTGCCAAACATACAAGACGTACCGTATGAAAAGGATGCGGAACCGGCTAGAATAGTCATAGGTGAGGGTGGTGAAGATTTGGTGGCAGACTGCAGGATTGAGGACATGAAATACAATGAAAGCCCACTCGACAAGCTTCTCTTGTCTATATTTCGCAACCTTGTCACAAAAAACACTGGAGGTGTGACCAGCCCAAAGGAAGGTATTTTGGGTCTTGTCGATCAAGGGCGCACCTTCATGCTCAAACCGGGTCAAACGCCGGAAGCACAGCACAAGATGGTATCCGATACCCTGGCCGGCCTAATGACGCCAGTGTTACCACCGTTCTACGGCATATTCATGTCGGGTATCGTTCCCAAAATAGGAACTGAGTTTGATGGCAAGCAATTTGGTCCCTGGTTCTATGCTCCGTGGTTGACATCTGTCGTCACACCcactttttttggtttcttggTGGGGCCTTCCCGGCCGAATCATCGGAAGGATGGACAACTCGGTGGATTGGTTGTGGAAAAATGTAAGTTTTTGCAGAAATCGGGTTGTAAAGGACTATGTCTACACCAGTGCAAGCTTCCAGCGCAGCAGTTCTTCAAGGATGAGCTGGGTCTACCCTTGACGGTCTCTCCCAATTTTGTCACCCAAGAGTGTCAATGGAGTTTTGGCGAGTCGCCCTTACCAGCCTCGGAGGACCCATCTTTTCCAACCGGCTGCTTGGTGGGATGCGAATCGCGCAAGACCTTAGTAGCCACCGGAAGCAGGGTAGATGCCTGCAACTAA
- a CDS encoding predicted protein yields the protein RGGGGDRRVRRDDGPPGVSLLIRNVAPDIQSQDLLTAFGRIGEVRDVYIPRDFHSQQPKGFAFIEYATAEQAREARDEMDRFVVRGRELEVVFAQERRKTPTEMRG from the coding sequence CGCGGCGGTGGGGGGGATCGTCGCGTGCGCCGCGACGATGGTCCTCCCGGAGTGTCGCTCCTCATCCGGAACGTGGCGCCCGATATTCAGTCGCAAGATTTGCTTACCGCTTTTGGGCGGATTGGGGAAGTCCGGGACGTTTATATTCCCAGAGACTTTCATTCGCAGCAGCCCAAGGGATTCGCTTTTATCGAATACGCCACGGCGGAACAGGCCCGAGAAGCCCGCGACGAAATGGATCGTTTCGTGGTACGAGGCAGGGAATTGGAGGTCGTCTTTGCGCAAGAACGCCGTAAGACCCCCACGGAAATGCGGGGA
- a CDS encoding predicted protein, protein MADDSGRKYDPNVVIRLANEKLAANDVEGGQLVFQSALLDWVDDAREGSASLDSESLREAVGTLWLAYAHYLTEANQFKSASEAYDQAISCPVAGSLGRIYLDFARFAEDRQRLKKAQDIYMKALVGKDGQASAVTDEQDRHLLWQEFLEMMRKSNPQLTLLDLQQAAESERQVQSLITTDAPETDPSADLYDIDPSLQMTSLHEPLSKRLKTGYDAGDGLQMPPSTQILQSSKTHVVTAESMETEASALVDTLQQTALPPDITAAWMIKDGNGPAVPPTPPLFDPSPPKLSDPTGKDILGLEMAVKLNRRLLESSGSLLLEVSRALWTLTALKEKECKTSLDTLDEDMLKEHERLEASLDARVSVAGAALSAVQQMNSNERNNFQVTCSQRRQNALSASAWEFRQLLCLQQQVLSKLRIPGFDGPTVDASALKLQSQICMYLHSAFYLRKRIGDAPHVSMLEKQAIRLDKELEQMLQEEQHHQDQQFGGGSNLPLPPPPPPQTGNAYDYSYQQQPMAGLPPPPQQQQQGYIYPGQPVQGQALPQHLHQYGNQPHYPSYYQ, encoded by the coding sequence ATGGCTGATGATTCAGGAAGAAAGTACGATCCAAACGTAGTCATCAGATTGGCTAACGAAAAACTTGCCGCGAATGACGTTGAAGGCGGACAGCTTGTATTCCAGTCAGCCTTGTTGGATTGGGTGGACGATGCCCGGGAAGGCTCGGCTTCGCTTGACTCGGAAAGCTTGCGTGAAGCAGTCGGGACTCTCTGGTTGGCCTATGCACATTATTTGACTGAAGCCAACCAGTTCAAGTCCGCGAGCGAAGCATACGATCAAGCCATATCCTGTCCGGTAGCCGGAAGTCTGGGGCGTATCTATTTGGATTTCGCTCGCTTTGCCGAAGACCGGCAAAGGTTGAAGAAAGCACAGGATATCTACATGAAAGCATTAGTAGGAAAAGACGGTCAAGCAAGTGCTGTTACTGATGAGCAGGACCGTCATTTATTGTGGCAGGAATTTTTGGAGATGATGCGAAAGTCCAACCCGCAATTGACACTGTTGGATCTTCAGCAAGCAGCGGAGAGTGAGCGTCAGGTACAGTCGTTGATTACAACAGACGCACCTGAAACAGATCCGTCTGCTGATCTCTACGACATAGATCCTTCGCTGCAAATGACCTCTCTGCATGAGCCTTTATCGAAACGACTGAAAACAGGATATGATGCGGGAGATGGCCTACAGATGCCACCATCAACACAAATTTTGCAGTCTTCTAAAACTCATGTCGTTACAGCCGAGTCTATGGAAACAGAAGCTTCCGCTTTGGTAGATACTTTGCAACAAACTGCCCTACCGCCAGATATCACTGCTGCTTGGATGATTAAAGACGGCAACGGTCCCGCTGTACCTCCTACCCCGCCTCTCTTCGATCCCTCGCCGCCAAAGCTTTCCGATCCGACAGGAAAGGACATACTGGGACTAGAAATGGCTGTTAAGCTAAACAGACGTCTCTTGGAAAGCTCGGGGAGCTTGCTTCTTGAGGTCAGTCGGGCACTCTGGACCTTGACAGCTCTTAAAGAGAAAGAATGCAAGACGTCCTTGGACACACTGGATGAAGACATGCTCAAGGAGCACGAACGTCTTGAGGCAAGCTTGGATGCTCGTGTTTCCGTCGCGGGTGCCGCCTTGTCTGCTGTCCAGCAAATGAACAGTAACGAACGCAACAATTTTCAAGTCACTTGCAGCCAACGTCGTCAAAACGCTTTGTCAGCCAGTGCATGGGAGTTTCGGCAATTGCTATGTCTGCAGCAGCAGGTTTTGAGCAAATTGCGAATACCGGGCTTTGATGGGCCCACTGTGGATGCATCGGCTCTGAAATTGCAATCGCAAATCTGCATGTATTTACATTCAGCGTTCTACTTGCGGAAACGAATTGGGGACGCCCCGCATGTGAGCATGCTTGAGAAGCAGGCGATTCGTCTGGACAAGGAACTCGAGCAAATGCTACAGGAAGAGCAGCACCATCAAGATCAACAGTTCGGTGGTGGCTCAAATTTGCCGCTCCCTCCACCACCGCCTCCCCAAACCGGAAACGCCTATGATTATTCgtatcagcagcaaccgATGGCAGGCCTGCCTCCGCCaccacagcaacagcaacaagggTACATATATCCTGGGCAGCCCGTTCAAGGTCAAGCATTGCCGCAGCATTTGCATCAGTATGGAAATCAACCACACTATCCGTCTTACTATCAGTAA
- the hUfd2 gene encoding predicted protein: MSGFLPDLANWALRGGAGSGRNAEEGSSHEEESPPDNTGPVLTPEEVRAQRLARMDALQQAQRQEQAASVSRSTDGDALASREAQSSEGNNNNNNNNKLESSTGSATPQPMDTDETSSSPPISKPTDERNLSEAKEQTKKKAKNEPMDPEKKLQRNKEMLLHKILEITLKGSSMAKSNSASMALSMNASSSAVVVDIGDTAITAQTIAEILATRLSLPAIDPALNTVPPPKPLLVYLGLCHRRASEELKTLRQSSKSPDTEIMDILEECQRQVVNYAASTLMEPDLFELGADGALQLAKCLLSSVTEHNTAITFGMNGAASSFYHLVCDELVQQDSSALFTAINSVVDYFSELLRKCESVVDGVEGADGSPMLIVSALASTCQHKKAAEAVSQSASFLLPAAGTPEAAQIVRPPMPANMTGNSFLQMLAGEGNRPYMKRSGPGLEKETLLGLILRVGAPKNNTAFSPSSVLRQSLVSMENTNTTQRSASARSQVMQWFMDALDVNANASAMRPDPSKVSSSSLLLNMSVVLLKLCDPFVDDGKKQHLIDPGFVSSLEAHNGVFATSGEHAVSRLGEMDDSRMIDSYSPKNSFIPQCFFLCARSLHFGIVPQLSYHESLLRHISHLHWQISNRNGDLQSDPQFALMVSKQRSSEVALFEEEMVKDTLRFGNFVAKVLFDMDDDTLRTMPEDFVSDMCDIIMAIAKLKPKMLRNLEFRYVFKLVVKLLSAKYASMVRNYNLRAMLGDVLYELFMPPETGDRRDVPASVSTDLLAGGQTFVLSDTAAQETLAPSLLLLYGEVEHTGYYDKMSHRAKIASLIKYLWNSPEHRPAFRRITQDRASFIKFANGIINETNTLIATVMQKLPEIREAQEKMKNQQDWGRLTEDEQSQVSSRLDDNEREVKYALPLCNKTLQMFGYLNTDGDIRELFLLEELCPRLVAMLLHVLTKLVGAKGLDLKVDNPEQYDFRPKEMLRDLCAIFSLFASSSVFQVECAKAGCDPNLLRSAVKTTRKLNLLTGESMIAFESLPELVELASRTVLADEAFLADAPDEFLDEILSTFMKDPVVLPSGHFVDRSTITQHLLNDPIDPFNREPMTVEDIRPATELKARMDAWLAGKKGFAP; the protein is encoded by the exons ATGAGTGGATTTTTACCCGATCTGGCGAACTGGGCCTTGCGCGGGGGCGCCGGCTCCGGCCGGAACGCGGAAGAGGGAAGCTCCCACGAGGAAGAAAGCCCGCCGGATAATACGGGTCCGGTCTTGACGCCGGAGGAAGTGAGGGCACAGCGCTTGGCACGAATGGACGCACTGCAACAGGCGCAACGCCAAGAGCAAGCCGCCAGTGTCTCTCGTTCTACTGATGGGGATGCGTTGGCGTCCCGCGAAGCGCAATCCTCGGAaggcaacaacaacaacaacaacaacaacaagttgGAATCTTCCACGGGCAGCGCCACTCCGCAACCCATGGATACCGATGAGACGAGCTCGTCTCCACCCATATCGAAACCCACTGACGAACGGAATTTGTCCGAAGCGAAGGAACAGACAAAGAAGAAGGCCAAAAACGAACCGATGGATCCCGAAAAGAAACTACAACGGAACAAAGAAATGTTGCTGCACAAGATTTTGGAAATTACGCTCAAAGGGAGCAGTATGGCCAAATCCAACTCGGCGTCAATGGCGCTCAGTATGAATGCTTCTTCCTctgctgttgtcgtcgacattggcgacaCCGCAATTACAGCACAGACGATTGCCGAGATTTTAGCAACGCGTCTATCGCTGCCGGCCATTGATCCGGCCCTCAATACGGTCCCTCCTCCCAAACCCTTACTGGTTTACCTAGGTCTGTGTCATCGCAGAGCGTCGGAGGAACTGAAAACATTGCGCCAGTCGTCCAAATCACCTGACACCGAGATTATGGACATTCTAGAGGAGTGTCAACGTCAGGTAGTCAACTACGCCGCTTCAACTTTGATGGAACCCGACTTGTTCGAACTGGGTGCTGATGGTGCTCTCCAGCTTGCCAAATGCTTACTATCGAGCGTGACGGAACATAACACGGCAATAACCTTTGGTATGAATGGGGCGGCGTCATCCTTTTATCATTTGGTCTGCGACGAACTCGTACAGCAGGATTCCAGTGCATTGTTTACTGCGATCAATTCAGTGGTGGACTACTTTTCTGAGCTTTTAAGAAAGTGCGAGTCCGTAGTGGATGGCGTAGAGGGTGCGGACGGTAGTCCTATGCTGATAGTATCGGCTTTGGCCTCCACGTGCCAACACAAAAAGGCGGCCGAAGCAGTCTCGCAAAGTGCTTCGTTTTTGCTCCCGGCCGCAGGAACACCGGAAGCGGCCCAGATTGTCCGACCACCAATGCCTGCCAATATGACTGGTAACAGTTTCTTGCAAATGCTGGCGGGGGAAGGGAATCGGCCTTACATGAAACGCTCCGGACCGGGTCTAGAAAAGGAAACGCTCCTGGGTTTGATTCTGCGGGTCGGTGCGCCCAAGAACAATACGGCCTTTTCGCCGTCTTCCGTGTTACGGCAGTCACTTGTATCAATGGAAAACACCAATACCACTCAACGAA GTGCGAGCGCGAGGAGTCAAGTGATGCAGTGGTTTATGGATGCCTTGGACGTGAACGCGAATGCGTCAGCAATGCGACCAGATCCGTCCAAAGTCAGCTCTTCGTCGCTGCTACTCAACATGTCCGTTGTTTTGCTCAAGCTGTGCGACCctttcgtcgacgacggaaaGAAGCAACATTTGATTGACCCTGGCTTTGTCTCATCACTCGAAGCTCACAATGGCGTTTTCGCAACCAGCGGAGAACACGCCGTCAGTCGACTTGGAGAGATGGATGACAGTCGAATGATAGATTCATACAGTCCCAAGAATTCTTTCATCCCGCAATGTTTCTTCTTGTGTGCCCGGTCGCTGCATTTCGGCATTGTCCCACAATTATCCTACCACGAATCTTTGTTGCGACACATTTCGCATCTCCATTGGCAGATTTCTAACCGCAACGGTGATCTACAAAGCGACCCGCAGTTTGCGCTCATGGTGAGCAAGCAACGATCCAGCGAAGTTGCGCTGTTTGAGGAGGAAATGGTAAAGGATACACTTCGTTTTGGCAACTTTGTTGCCAAGGTTTTATTCGATATGGATGATGACACACTTCGTACTATGCccgaggactttgtgagcGATATGTGCGACATCATTATGGCGATTGCGAAACTCAAACCGAAGATGCTTCGCAATTTGGAGTTCCGATACGTGTTTAAACTGGTGGTCAAGCTCCTATCGGCTAAATACGCTAGT ATGGTACGAAATTACAATTTACGCGCCATGCTCGGCGATGTTTTGTACGAATTATTCATGCCACCAGAGACAGGCGATCGCCGGGACGTGCCGGCATCGGTGTCGACGGATCTACTTGCGGGGGGACAAACGTTTGTGCTTTCCGATACTGCGGCGCAAGAAACTCTTGCTCCATCCTTATTGCTGCTTTACGGCGAGGTTGAACACACAGGATACTACGATAAAATGAGTCACCGCGCCAAGATTGCTTCTCTAATAAAGTATTTGTGGAACAGTCCGGAGCATCGTCCTGCCTTCCGTCGGATCACACAGGACCGCGCTTCTTTCATCAAGTTTGCTAACGGGATCATTAACGAAACTAATACCCTAATTGCCACTGTCATGCAGAAGCTTCCGGAAATTCGCGAAGCTCAagaaaagatgaagaatcAGCAAGATTGGGGACGACTGACGGAAGATGAACAAAGCCAAGTTTCGAGCCGTTTGGACGATAACGAGCGAGAGGTAAAATACGCATTACCACTGTGCAACAAAACTTTGCAAATGTTTGGCTACTTGAATACAGATGGCGACATCCGGGAGCTGTTTCTACTGGAAGAACTGTGTCCTCGTTTGGTGGCCATGCTGTTGCATGTTCTCACAAAATTGGTCGGTGCCAAAGGACTGGACCTCAAGGTTGATAATCCGGAACAGTACGACTTTCGTCCCAAAGAAATGCTCCGTGACTTGTGCGCCATCTTCAGTCTCTTTGCGTCATCTTCCGTCTTCCAAGTTGAATGTGCCAAGGCGGGTTGTGACCCCAATCTTTTGCGGTCGGCTGTGAAGACCACTCGCAAGCTCAACCTGCTGACAGGCGAGTCCATGATCGCTTTCGAATCGTTACCGGAACTAGTGGAGCTCGCGAGTCGGACGGTACTGGCCGACGAAGCCTTTTTGGCGGACGCCCCCGACGAATTCTTGGACGAAATTTTGTCCACCTTTATGAAAGATCCCGTGGTTTTGCCGTCTGGTCACTTTGTGGATCGCTCGACAATCACGCAACATTTGTTGAACGATCCGATTGATCCGTTTAACCGCGAACCCATGACGGTGGAAGATATTCGCCCCGCGACCGAGCTGAAGGCCCGGATGGACGCGTGGTTGGCGGGGAAGAAAGGCTTTGCTCCGTAA